In a genomic window of Streptococcus oralis:
- a CDS encoding serine hydrolase domain-containing protein, with translation MKLEKILRKIENQIEAGIYPGASFAYYKDGEWKESYLGLSDPERDLKTESGLVYDLASVSKVVGVGTVLTFLWQQGTFDIERPVTDFLPECDYPDITIRQLLTHATDLDPFIPNRDKLRAEELREAMFHLNRRNQPAFLYSDVHFLLLGFLLEKIFNQDLDQIIKKQVLEPWGMKETMFGPVEQAVPTVRGVEAGNIHDPKARLLGKHAGSAGLFSTVKDLQIFLEHYLKDDFAAELSRNFSPLDDKERSLSWNLEGAWLDHTGYTGTFIMWNREKQEAAIFLSNRTYEKDERAQWIVDRNQVMEMIRQEE, from the coding sequence ATGAAGTTGGAAAAAATTCTAAGAAAAATAGAAAATCAAATTGAGGCAGGGATTTATCCCGGGGCCTCTTTTGCGTATTATAAGGATGGTGAATGGAAAGAGTCTTATCTAGGATTGAGTGATCCAGAAAGAGACTTGAAGACAGAAAGTGGTTTGGTTTATGATCTAGCCAGTGTGAGTAAGGTCGTGGGAGTGGGGACGGTTTTGACCTTCTTGTGGCAGCAGGGCACATTCGATATTGAGCGACCGGTAACGGATTTTTTACCGGAGTGTGATTATCCTGATATCACTATACGGCAGCTTCTGACCCATGCCACAGACTTGGACCCCTTTATTCCCAATCGAGACAAGTTAAGGGCAGAGGAATTAAGAGAAGCCATGTTTCACCTCAACAGACGAAATCAGCCAGCCTTCCTATACTCGGACGTTCACTTTTTACTCTTGGGCTTTCTTTTGGAAAAAATCTTTAACCAAGACTTGGATCAGATTATAAAAAAACAAGTTTTGGAACCATGGGGGATGAAGGAAACGATGTTTGGTCCTGTTGAGCAAGCTGTACCAACAGTGAGAGGGGTGGAGGCCGGAAACATTCACGATCCCAAAGCCCGTCTATTAGGGAAACACGCAGGAAGTGCTGGTTTGTTTTCGACTGTTAAGGATTTGCAGATTTTTCTGGAACATTATTTGAAAGATGATTTTGCAGCAGAATTGAGCCGAAATTTTTCTCCTTTAGATGATAAGGAGCGGTCTCTATCATGGAATCTGGAAGGAGCTTGGCTCGACCATACGGGTTATACAGGTACCTTCATTATGTGGAATCGAGAGAAGCAGGAGGCGGCTATCTTTTTATCCAATCGAACGTATGAGAAGGATGAGCGTGCCCAGTGGATAGTCGATCGAAACCAAGTGATGGAAATGATTCGTCAAGAGGAGTAG
- the thiI gene encoding tRNA uracil 4-sulfurtransferase ThiI codes for MQYSEIMIRYGELSTKHKNRMRFINKLRNNISDVLSIYPQVKVTADRDRAHAYLNGADYTAVAESLKQVFGIQNFSPVYKVEKSVEVLKSAVQEIMKAIYKEGMTFKITSKRSDHNFELDSRELNQTLGGAVFEAIPNVQAQMKNPDINLQVEIREEAAYLSYETFRGAGGLPVGSSGKGMLMLSGGIDSPVAGYLALKRGVDIEAVHFASPPYTSPGALKKAHDLTRKLTKFGGNIQFIEVPFTEIQEEIKAKAPEAYLMTLTRRFMMRITDRIREIRKGLIIINGESLGQVASQTLESMQTINAVTSTPVIRPVVTMDKLEIIDIAQEIDTFEISIQPFEDCCTIFAPDRPKTNPKIENAEQYEKRMDVEGLVERAVAGIMITEITPQVEKDAVDELIDNLL; via the coding sequence ATGCAGTATTCAGAAATTATGATTCGTTACGGAGAATTGTCAACCAAACACAAAAATCGCATGCGTTTCATCAATAAACTTCGTAATAATATTTCAGACGTTTTGTCTATCTATCCTCAAGTTAAGGTAACCGCAGATCGCGACCGTGCCCACGCTTACCTCAATGGAGCTGATTATACAGCAGTAGCAGAATCGCTCAAACAAGTTTTTGGGATCCAAAACTTTTCTCCTGTGTATAAGGTTGAAAAGTCTGTGGAAGTTCTGAAGTCTGCTGTCCAAGAGATTATGAAAGCTATCTACAAGGAGGGCATGACCTTTAAAATCACTAGTAAGCGAAGCGACCACAACTTCGAATTGGATAGTCGAGAACTCAATCAAACTCTTGGTGGTGCTGTTTTCGAGGCTATTCCAAACGTGCAAGCTCAGATGAAAAATCCAGATATTAATCTTCAGGTTGAGATTCGTGAGGAGGCTGCCTATCTTTCCTATGAAACCTTTCGTGGAGCAGGAGGATTACCTGTGGGAAGTTCTGGTAAAGGCATGCTCATGTTGTCAGGAGGAATTGATTCACCTGTGGCAGGTTATCTAGCTCTTAAACGTGGGGTAGATATTGAAGCCGTCCACTTTGCTAGCCCGCCATACACAAGTCCTGGTGCCCTCAAGAAAGCCCACGATTTGACTCGGAAATTGACCAAGTTTGGGGGCAATATCCAGTTTATCGAGGTGCCTTTCACAGAGATTCAAGAGGAAATCAAGGCTAAAGCGCCAGAAGCCTACCTTATGACCTTGACACGACGTTTTATGATGCGGATTACCGACCGTATTCGTGAGATACGAAAAGGTTTAATTATCATTAATGGGGAAAGTCTTGGTCAAGTAGCCAGCCAGACCTTGGAAAGCATGCAGACTATCAACGCTGTGACCAGCACTCCAGTCATTCGTCCCGTGGTTACCATGGACAAGTTGGAAATCATTGACATCGCGCAGGAAATCGATACCTTTGAAATTTCAATCCAGCCTTTTGAAGACTGCTGTACTATTTTTGCACCTGACCGTCCTAAGACCAATCCTAAGATAGAGAATGCAGAGCAGTATGAAAAACGCATGGATGTTGAAGGCTTGGTTGAGCGAGCAGTGGCTGGGATTATGATTACTGAAATCACTCCCCAGGTTGAAAAAGATGCTGTCGATGAGTTAATTGACAATCTCCTCTAA
- the gla gene encoding aquaglyceroporin Gla, with protein MDFTWAIKYATEFLGTAILIILGNGAVANVELKGTKGHQSGWLVIAVGYGMGVMIPALMFGNVSGNHINPAFTLGLAVSGLFSWEQVPYYILAQVLGAIFGQALVVATHRPYYLKTENPNNILGTFSTISSIDHGTKESRFAATVNGFLNEFVGSFVLFFAALGLTKNFFGAEVLQYMKQMATQAGQTVDLSELAVKAQVAPHTAAGISVAHLALGFLVMALVTSLGGPTGPGLNPARDFGPRLLHELLPKSVLGQHKGDSKWWYAWVPVVAPIAAGIAAVALFKLLYL; from the coding sequence ATGGATTTTACATGGGCTATTAAATATGCCACAGAATTCTTGGGAACTGCTATTTTGATCATTCTTGGTAATGGTGCAGTTGCTAACGTTGAACTTAAAGGTACGAAAGGTCACCAAAGTGGCTGGCTCGTTATCGCGGTTGGTTATGGTATGGGGGTTATGATCCCAGCCTTGATGTTTGGTAATGTATCTGGTAACCACATCAACCCAGCTTTCACTCTTGGACTTGCTGTTAGTGGACTTTTCTCTTGGGAGCAAGTACCATATTACATCCTAGCACAAGTTTTGGGAGCAATCTTTGGTCAAGCTTTGGTTGTAGCGACTCACCGTCCTTACTACTTGAAGACAGAAAATCCAAACAATATCTTGGGTACCTTCTCAACGATTTCAAGCATCGACCACGGTACAAAAGAATCACGTTTTGCAGCTACTGTTAACGGTTTCCTCAATGAGTTTGTAGGTTCATTTGTTCTTTTCTTTGCAGCACTTGGTTTGACTAAAAACTTCTTTGGTGCTGAGGTTCTTCAATACATGAAACAAATGGCTACTCAAGCTGGACAAACTGTTGATTTAAGTGAATTGGCAGTGAAAGCTCAAGTAGCTCCACATACAGCTGCTGGGATCTCAGTTGCGCACTTGGCACTTGGTTTCCTAGTAATGGCCTTGGTAACTTCACTCGGTGGACCTACTGGACCTGGTTTGAACCCAGCTCGTGACTTTGGACCACGTCTTCTTCATGAACTCCTTCCAAAATCAGTTCTTGGTCAACACAAGGGTGATTCAAAATGGTGGTATGCATGGGTTCCGGTTGTAGCTCCAATTGCAGCGGGTATTGCAGCAGTAGCACTATTTAAACTACTTTACCTATAA
- a CDS encoding DNA translocase FtsK → MANKNTSKTRRRPSKAELERKQAIQRMLISLGIALLLIIAALKLGAAGVTLYNLIRLVVGSLAYVAIGALLIYLFLFKWIRKQEGLLSGFLCIFAGLLLIFEAYLVWKFGLEQSVLKGTLAQVMADLTGMRVTSFAGGGLLGVGLYIPIAFLFSNIGSYFIGLLLILVGALLVSPWSIYDVAAFIGAQFRSFMEKQEQRKQERFIKREEEKARQEAEEAARIKREQEEQDALPLPPVDPETGEILSEVPDYDLPPIPEEEWIEPEIILPQTDFDVPDVEEDFEDEEVQVDFSTKEALEYKLPSLQLFAPDKPKDQSKEKKIVRENIKILEETFASFGIKVTVERAEIGPSVTKYEVKPAVGVRVNRISNLADDLALALAAKDVRIEAPIPGKSLVGIEVPNSEIATVSFRELWEQSQTKPENLLEIPLGKAVNGTARTFDLSKMPHLLVAGSTGSGKSVAVNGIIASILMKARPDQVKFMMVDPKMVELSVYNDIPHLLIPVVTNPRKASKALQKVVDEMENRYELFAKVGVRNIAGYNAKVEEFNAQSEYKQVPLPLIVVIVDELADLMMVASKEVEDAIIRLGQKARAAGIHMILATQRPSVDVISGLIKANVPSRVAFAVSSGTDSRTILDENGAEKLLGRGDMLFKPIDENHPVRLQGSFISDDDVERIVNFIKAQADADYDESFDPGDVPENEGDFSDGEAGGDPLFEEAKALVIETQKASASMIQRRLSVGFNRATRLMEELEMAGVIGPAEGTKPRKVLQQ, encoded by the coding sequence ATGGCAAACAAGAATACTAGTAAAACAAGACGGAGACCGTCTAAAGCAGAACTCGAAAGAAAACAGGCTATCCAGAGGATGTTGATTTCCTTAGGAATTGCCTTATTGTTGATTATTGCAGCCCTCAAACTCGGCGCGGCAGGTGTTACTCTTTACAATCTCATTCGACTGGTGGTTGGAAGTTTGGCCTATGTGGCCATTGGGGCCCTTCTCATTTATCTTTTTCTATTTAAATGGATCCGCAAGCAAGAGGGGCTTCTGTCAGGATTTCTTTGTATCTTCGCTGGCTTACTCTTGATTTTTGAGGCCTACTTGGTATGGAAATTTGGCTTGGAGCAGTCAGTCCTAAAAGGGACCCTGGCTCAAGTTATGGCTGACCTGACTGGTATGCGGGTGACTAGCTTCGCTGGTGGAGGCCTGCTTGGTGTTGGGCTCTATATCCCCATAGCATTTCTTTTCTCAAATATCGGATCGTACTTTATTGGACTTCTCTTGATTCTAGTTGGGGCACTCTTGGTTAGTCCTTGGTCTATTTATGATGTCGCAGCCTTTATTGGAGCTCAGTTCAGATCTTTCATGGAAAAACAGGAACAGAGAAAACAGGAACGCTTCATCAAGAGAGAAGAAGAGAAGGCTCGTCAAGAAGCTGAAGAAGCAGCTAGAATCAAGAGAGAACAAGAAGAACAGGATGCATTACCGCTTCCTCCTGTAGATCCTGAAACGGGAGAAATCTTATCAGAGGTACCAGACTACGATCTCCCACCAATTCCTGAGGAAGAGTGGATCGAACCGGAGATTATCCTCCCTCAAACTGATTTTGACGTTCCAGATGTGGAAGAAGATTTTGAGGATGAAGAGGTGCAGGTTGATTTTTCTACCAAAGAAGCTCTCGAATACAAACTGCCAAGCTTGCAACTCTTTGCGCCAGATAAACCCAAAGACCAATCCAAGGAAAAGAAGATTGTTCGAGAAAATATCAAAATCCTAGAAGAAACCTTTGCCAGCTTTGGTATCAAGGTGACGGTAGAACGGGCTGAAATTGGACCATCAGTTACCAAGTATGAAGTCAAGCCAGCAGTTGGAGTACGGGTTAACCGTATTTCCAATCTGGCAGACGACTTAGCGCTGGCTCTGGCGGCCAAGGATGTTCGGATTGAGGCTCCGATCCCTGGTAAATCCTTAGTCGGAATTGAAGTACCCAACTCTGAGATTGCGACCGTTTCCTTCCGTGAACTCTGGGAACAGTCTCAAACTAAACCAGAAAATCTCCTCGAAATTCCTCTAGGTAAGGCTGTCAATGGAACTGCTCGCACCTTTGACCTTTCCAAGATGCCCCACCTACTCGTTGCAGGTTCGACGGGATCAGGGAAGTCAGTCGCAGTTAACGGTATTATCGCTAGCATTCTTATGAAAGCAAGACCAGATCAGGTCAAGTTTATGATGGTGGATCCAAAGATGGTTGAGTTATCCGTTTACAATGACATTCCTCACCTCTTGATTCCAGTTGTGACCAATCCACGCAAAGCCAGCAAGGCCCTGCAAAAGGTTGTGGATGAGATGGAAAACCGTTATGAACTCTTTGCTAAGGTTGGTGTGCGAAATATCGCTGGCTACAATGCCAAGGTCGAGGAATTCAATGCCCAGTCTGAGTACAAACAAGTACCGCTTCCTTTGATTGTTGTCATTGTGGACGAGCTGGCAGACCTCATGATGGTGGCCAGCAAGGAAGTGGAAGATGCCATCATCCGTCTCGGACAGAAGGCGCGTGCCGCAGGGATTCACATGATTCTCGCAACGCAACGTCCATCGGTTGATGTTATCTCTGGCCTTATCAAGGCCAATGTCCCATCTCGTGTGGCTTTTGCAGTTTCATCAGGTACAGATTCGCGAACCATCTTGGATGAAAATGGAGCAGAAAAATTGCTCGGTCGAGGAGATATGCTCTTTAAACCAATTGATGAAAATCACCCAGTCCGTCTACAAGGCTCCTTTATTTCGGATGATGATGTTGAACGCATCGTAAACTTCATCAAGGCTCAGGCGGATGCGGACTATGATGAAAGCTTTGACCCAGGAGATGTCCCTGAAAATGAAGGAGATTTTTCTGATGGTGAAGCTGGCGGCGATCCGCTTTTTGAAGAAGCTAAGGCTTTGGTTATCGAAACTCAGAAAGCTAGCGCTTCGATGATTCAGCGTCGTTTGTCAGTTGGATTTAATCGTGCGACCCGCCTGATGGAAGAACTCGAAATGGCAGGTGTCATCGGTCCAGCTGAGGGAACCAAACCACGAAAAGTATTGCAACAATAA
- a CDS encoding alpha/beta hydrolase: MNHSYFYLKMKEHKLKVPYTGKERRVRVLLPKDYEKDTDRFYPVVYFHDGQNVFYSKESYIGHSWKIIPAIKRNPDISRMIVVAIDNDGMGRMNEYAAWKFQESPIPGQQFGGKGVEYAEFVMEVVKPFIDETYRTKADRQHTAMIGSSLGGNITQFIGLEYQDRIGCLGVFSSANWLHQESFNRYIERKKLTPEQRIFIYVGTEEADDTDKTLMAGNIKQAYIDSSLRYYRDLIAGGVGLDNLFLKVQSGAIHSEIPWSENLPDCLRFFAEKW, from the coding sequence ATGAATCATTCCTACTTTTACTTAAAAATGAAAGAACACAAACTCAAGGTTCCTTATACAGGAAAGGAGCGTCGTGTGCGTGTTCTTCTGCCTAAAGACTACGAGAAAGACACAGATCGTTTTTATCCTGTTGTTTACTTTCATGATGGACAAAATGTCTTTTACAGCAAGGAGTCTTATATCGGACACTCTTGGAAGATTATTCCAGCCATTAAGCGGAATCCTGATATCAGTCGCATGATTGTCGTTGCTATTGACAATGATGGCATGGGACGGATGAATGAGTATGCGGCTTGGAAATTTCAAGAATCTCCTATCCCAGGCCAGCAGTTTGGTGGTAAGGGTGTGGAGTATGCCGAGTTTGTCATGGAAGTGGTCAAGCCTTTTATCGATGAAACCTACCGAACCAAAGCTGATCGCCAGCACACGGCTATGATTGGTTCGTCACTAGGAGGCAATATTACTCAGTTTATCGGACTAGAGTACCAAGACCGAATTGGTTGTCTAGGTGTCTTCTCCTCTGCCAACTGGCTTCACCAAGAATCCTTTAACCGCTATATCGAGCGCAAGAAATTGACACCTGAACAGCGCATTTTTATCTATGTAGGAACAGAAGAAGCAGACGATACGGACAAGACCTTGATGGCTGGCAATATCAAACAAGCCTATATCGATTCGTCGCTTCGCTATTACCGTGATTTGATTGCAGGTGGAGTAGGCTTGGATAATCTTTTCTTGAAAGTTCAGTCTGGTGCTATCCATAGTGAGATTCCATGGTCGGAAAATTTACCAGACTGTCTCCGATTTTTTGCAGAGAAATGGTAA
- a CDS encoding CppA N-terminal domain-containing protein, with amino-acid sequence MNVNEIVRIVPTLKVNNRKLNEKFYIETLGMKPLLEESAFLSLGDQTGTERLILEEAPSMRTRRVEGLKKLARLLIKVENPSEIEALLSQMKSLPRLFKGNRGYAFEIVSPEEDVILVHAEDDIRDLVPLETVPEFYSNTSIKYVSQFEVSMELRLPEGTESLLDPEGVAPVITFTKGQGPDLAVENNVTWDLTMLKFLVKNFDLTSLRQKFEKTGYFVPKSEKFFLGKDTNNIELWFEEA; translated from the coding sequence ATGAATGTGAATGAGATTGTTCGGATCGTTCCGACTTTGAAAGTTAATAATCGAAAATTAAATGAAAAATTTTACATTGAAACCCTAGGGATGAAACCTTTGCTGGAAGAGTCTGCCTTTCTTTCCTTAGGTGATCAGACAGGTACTGAAAGATTGATTTTAGAAGAGGCTCCAAGCATGCGAACACGCAGAGTTGAAGGGCTTAAGAAGCTAGCTAGACTCTTGATAAAGGTTGAGAATCCTTCTGAAATCGAGGCCCTCCTTTCTCAGATGAAGTCTCTTCCTCGCCTATTTAAAGGAAACCGTGGGTATGCTTTTGAGATTGTTTCTCCTGAAGAGGATGTGATCCTTGTTCATGCAGAAGATGATATAAGAGATTTGGTTCCACTGGAAACTGTTCCTGAATTTTATTCAAATACAAGTATAAAATACGTGAGCCAATTTGAGGTTTCTATGGAGTTGCGTTTACCTGAAGGGACAGAGAGTTTACTTGATCCCGAAGGAGTAGCGCCAGTAATTACCTTTACTAAAGGACAAGGACCAGATTTGGCTGTTGAAAACAATGTCACTTGGGACCTGACGATGTTAAAATTTTTAGTCAAGAATTTTGATCTAACCAGTCTTCGTCAGAAATTTGAAAAGACAGGCTACTTTGTCCCTAAGTCTGAAAAATTCTTCCTCGGTAAAGATACCAATAACATTGAATTGTGGTTTGAAGAAGCATGA
- a CDS encoding esterase family protein: MHIENLSHWSGNLNREMYLNRYGHAGIPVVVFASSGGSHNEYYDFGMIDACASFIEEGRVQFFTLSSVDSESWLATWKNGHDQAEMHRAYERYVIEEAIPFIKHKTGWFDGMMTTGCSMGAYHALNFFLQHPDVFTKVIALSGVYDARFFVGDYYNDDAIYQNSPVDYIWNQNDGWFIDRYRQAEIVVCTGLGAWEQDGLPSFYKLKEAFDQKQIPAWFAEWGHDVAHDWEWWRKQMPYFLGHLYL; encoded by the coding sequence ATGCATATTGAAAACCTCAGCCACTGGAGTGGCAATCTCAACCGTGAAATGTATCTCAACCGTTATGGACATGCTGGGATTCCAGTTGTTGTTTTTGCTTCATCTGGTGGCAGTCACAACGAATACTATGATTTTGGCATGATTGACGCCTGTGCTTCCTTTATCGAGGAGGGCCGCGTCCAGTTCTTTACGCTATCCAGTGTGGACAGTGAGAGCTGGCTAGCCACTTGGAAAAATGGTCATGACCAGGCGGAGATGCACCGCGCCTACGAACGCTATGTGATTGAGGAGGCCATTCCTTTCATCAAGCACAAGACAGGTTGGTTTGATGGCATGATGACGACAGGTTGCTCGATGGGGGCCTATCATGCACTCAATTTCTTTCTTCAGCATCCAGATGTCTTTACCAAGGTGATTGCCCTCAGTGGTGTTTACGACGCACGTTTCTTCGTTGGCGATTACTACAACGACGATGCAATTTACCAAAACTCACCAGTAGATTATATCTGGAATCAAAACGACGGCTGGTTTATTGATCGTTACCGTCAGGCAGAAATCGTCGTCTGTACGGGACTTGGTGCCTGGGAACAAGACGGTCTACCATCTTTCTACAAGCTTAAAGAAGCCTTTGACCAGAAACAAATTCCAGCCTGGTTTGCTGAATGGGGACACGATGTCGCCCACGACTGGGAATGGTGGCGTAAACAAATGCCCTATTTTCTTGGACACCTGTATCTATAA
- a CDS encoding cysteine desulfurase family protein → MIYFDNSATTKPYPEALETYMQVASKIVGNPSSLHRLGDQATRILDASRQQIADLIGKKSEEIFFTSGGTEGDNWVIKGVAFEKAQFGKHIIVSAIEHPAVKESALWLKSQGFEIDFAPVDEKGFVDVEALANLTRPDTILVSIMAVNNEIGSIQPIQAISKLLADKPTISFHVDAVQALAKIPIENYLTDRVDFATFSSHKFHGVRGVGFVYIKSGKKITPLLTGGGQERDSRSTTENVAGIAATAKALRLSMEKLDIFASKTGQMKAVIRQALLDYPDIFVFSDEEDFAPHILTFGIKGVRGEVIVHAFEDYDIFISTTSACSSKAGKPAGTLIAMGVDKDKAQSAVRLSLDLENDMSQVEQFLTKLKLIYNQTRKVR, encoded by the coding sequence ATGATCTACTTTGATAATTCGGCGACAACCAAGCCTTATCCTGAAGCACTTGAAACTTACATGCAGGTCGCTTCAAAAATTGTAGGAAATCCGTCTAGTCTCCATCGTTTGGGAGATCAGGCAACACGAATTTTAGATGCTTCCCGGCAGCAAATTGCAGATCTGATTGGTAAGAAAAGTGAGGAAATCTTCTTTACCTCTGGTGGAACAGAAGGAGATAACTGGGTCATCAAGGGTGTGGCCTTTGAAAAAGCCCAGTTTGGTAAGCACATTATTGTGTCAGCTATTGAACATCCAGCAGTCAAGGAATCAGCCCTTTGGCTGAAAAGTCAAGGTTTTGAGATAGATTTTGCTCCAGTTGATGAGAAAGGATTTGTGGATGTTGAGGCTCTAGCGAATTTGACACGACCTGATACGATCCTTGTCTCCATCATGGCAGTTAACAACGAAATTGGCTCTATCCAGCCAATTCAAGCTATTTCAAAACTGTTGGCAGATAAGCCGACTATTTCTTTCCACGTTGATGCGGTTCAGGCACTCGCTAAGATTCCGATTGAAAACTATCTGACAGATCGAGTGGATTTTGCAACATTTTCGAGTCATAAGTTTCATGGTGTCAGAGGTGTTGGATTTGTCTATATCAAGTCTGGTAAGAAGATTACGCCTCTTTTAACTGGTGGTGGTCAGGAGCGAGACTCTCGTTCGACAACTGAAAATGTGGCAGGGATTGCAGCGACAGCCAAAGCTCTCCGTTTATCTATGGAAAAGTTAGATATCTTTGCTAGTAAGACAGGGCAGATGAAGGCAGTCATTCGTCAAGCCCTTCTGGATTATCCAGATATTTTTGTCTTTTCAGATGAGGAAGACTTTGCCCCTCATATCCTGACTTTTGGGATTAAGGGTGTTCGTGGTGAAGTCATCGTTCACGCCTTTGAAGACTATGATATTTTCATTTCCACAACCTCTGCTTGTTCGTCCAAGGCAGGAAAACCTGCGGGGACCTTGATTGCCATGGGAGTGGACAAAGATAAGGCCCAGTCAGCTGTGCGTCTAAGCCTAGACCTGGAAAATGATATGAGTCAAGTCGAGCAGTTTTTGACCAAGCTAAAATTAATTTACAATCAAACTAGAAAAGTAAGATAG
- a CDS encoding ATP-grasp domain-containing protein, translating to MNYLVISPYYPQNFQQFTIELANKGITVLGIGQEPYEQLDEPLRNSMTEYFRVDNLENIDEVKRAVAFLFYKHGPIDRIESHNEYWLELDATLREQFNVFGAKPEDLKKTKYKSEMKKLFKKAGVPVVPGAVIHTEADVDKAVTEIGLPMIAKPDNGVGAAATFKLETEDDVNHFKAEWDHSTVYFFEKFVTSSEICTFDGLVDKDGNIVFSTTFDYAHTPLDLMIYKMDNSYYVLKDMDPKLRKYGEAIVKEFGMKERFFHIEFFRDGDDYIAIEYNNRPAGGFTIDVYNFAHSLDLYRGYAAIVAGEEFPASEFEPQYCLATSRRANANYVYSEEDLLAKYSQQFKVKKIMPAAFAELQGDYLYMLTTPSRQEMEQMIADFGQRQE from the coding sequence ATGAATTACCTTGTTATTTCTCCCTACTATCCGCAAAACTTTCAACAGTTTACCATCGAGCTAGCTAATAAAGGCATCACAGTCTTGGGGATTGGTCAAGAACCTTACGAACAACTAGATGAACCTTTGCGCAATAGCATGACCGAGTATTTCCGTGTGGACAATCTTGAGAACATAGACGAAGTCAAACGTGCTGTTGCCTTTCTGTTCTACAAGCATGGACCAATCGACCGCATCGAGTCCCACAATGAATACTGGCTTGAGCTGGACGCAACACTTCGTGAGCAATTTAATGTCTTTGGTGCCAAACCAGAGGATCTCAAAAAGACCAAATATAAGTCTGAGATGAAGAAACTTTTCAAAAAAGCAGGTGTCCCTGTGGTACCTGGTGCTGTTATCCATACGGAAGCAGATGTGGATAAAGCAGTGACCGAAATCGGTCTACCAATGATTGCCAAACCTGATAATGGAGTGGGAGCGGCAGCAACCTTTAAGCTTGAGACAGAAGACGATGTAAATCACTTTAAGGCTGAATGGGACCATTCAACCGTTTATTTCTTTGAAAAATTTGTCACTTCTAGCGAAATCTGTACCTTTGACGGGCTTGTGGACAAAGATGGCAACATCGTCTTTTCAACGACTTTCGACTACGCCCATACACCACTTGATCTCATGATTTATAAGATGGACAATTCCTACTATGTACTCAAGGATATGGATCCCAAACTGCGCAAGTATGGCGAGGCCATTGTCAAGGAATTTGGTATGAAAGAGCGCTTTTTCCATATCGAGTTTTTCCGTGACGGGGATGACTACATTGCCATTGAGTACAATAACCGTCCTGCAGGTGGCTTTACCATTGATGTTTATAACTTTGCCCACTCCTTGGATCTCTACCGAGGTTATGCAGCTATTGTCGCAGGAGAAGAGTTCCCAGCATCAGAGTTTGAACCTCAATACTGTCTAGCTACATCACGTCGTGCCAATGCAAACTATGTCTATTCAGAAGAAGACTTGCTTGCTAAGTACAGCCAGCAATTCAAGGTCAAAAAAATCATGCCAGCAGCCTTTGCAGAGCTACAAGGGGACTACCTTTATATGTTGACCACTCCGAGTCGCCAAGAGATGGAGCAGATGATTGCAGATTTTGGTCAACGTCAAGAATAA
- a CDS encoding DUF6556 family protein: MSNYRRTSKPKTEHIKKGFTVFQKTIATIGSILGLITATITIMNAMDNNKNNKKEPTTTQTTVVKEIQKESPQENTTPNRDNTSTKENTSQEETSQSNKKEEKKEEQKTTTQDSSTPATNKETSDNGTQSNTTSSETKTNQ, translated from the coding sequence ATGTCTAACTATCGTAGAACTTCAAAACCAAAAACAGAACACATCAAAAAGGGATTTACTGTCTTTCAAAAAACGATTGCTACCATCGGTAGTATCCTTGGCCTAATCACCGCTACTATCACCATTATGAACGCCATGGATAATAACAAAAACAACAAAAAAGAACCGACGACAACCCAAACAACTGTTGTCAAGGAAATTCAAAAAGAATCCCCTCAGGAAAATACTACTCCTAACAGGGACAACACTTCTACTAAAGAAAATACCTCGCAGGAAGAAACTTCTCAATCCAACAAGAAAGAGGAGAAAAAAGAAGAACAGAAAACAACAACTCAGGACTCTTCTACACCAGCTACAAATAAAGAAACAAGCGATAATGGAACACAGTCAAATACGACGAGTTCTGAAACTAAAACGAACCAGTAA